The Polypterus senegalus isolate Bchr_013 chromosome 1, ASM1683550v1, whole genome shotgun sequence genome includes a window with the following:
- the rep15 gene encoding rab15 effector protein: MGQLESQMQPRNIIKDIFNKTMKSDFCQRFADCISHASQRTREYLVFKDPENKFCVSSSLLKEIFLMTYISRSVQLQLPEMVNCTIMTPKQEILMGTDWVWAVLDDSSKDPKVQIAVHVFHLAGEENVPSDQVVPMTEAVQMAKLEASDKTKQEKIITFCSSIGKDCYTLFMFFGTNSDPANIYGVLSNNFHVAFGKGVDINKAFIENFLKRSEAYNSPAKMLQTILHKGSRQEETITMVVKFT; the protein is encoded by the coding sequence ATGGGACAACTCGAGTCACAAATGCAACCCAGGAACATCATTAAAGACATATTTAATAAAACCATGAAGAGCGACTTCTGCCAGCGTTTCGCCGACTGCATTTCCCATGCGTCCCAGCGGACCCGAGAGTACCTGGTCTTTAAGGATCCCGAAAACAAGTTTTGTGTCAGCtcttcactcctgaaagagattTTTCTCATGACATACATCAGCCGCAGTGTGCAGCTGCAACTCCCCGAAATGGTCAACTGCACCATTATGACCCCGAAGCAGGAGATTCTGATGGGCACAGACTGGGTCTGGGCTGTGCTAGACGACTCTTCCAAGGACCCCAAGGTTCAGATCGCAGTTCACGTCTTCCATCTGGCAGGAGAGGAGAATGTGCCCAGCGATCAGGTGGTGCCCATGACGGAGGCCGTGCAGATGGCCAAGCTTGAGGCGTCTGACAAAACCAAGCAGGAGAAGATCATCACCTTCTGCTCCTCCATTGGCAAAGACTGTTACACTCTCTTCATGTTCTTTGGCACCAACAGTGACCCCGCTAATATTTATGGAGTCCTCAGCAACAACTTCCACGTTGCATTTGGGAAAGGAGTGGATATCAACAAGGCCTTCATTGAGAACTTCTTGAAACGTTCAGAAGCCTACAACTCTCCGGCTAAAATGCTGCAAACCATCCTACACAAGGGATCACGGCAAGAAGAGACGATAACGATGGTGGTCAAGTTTACTTGA